The following proteins are encoded in a genomic region of Oryctolagus cuniculus chromosome 6, mOryCun1.1, whole genome shotgun sequence:
- the ARL14EPL gene encoding ARL14 effector protein-like isoform X2 produces MSEQATESSSTPQGPRDRNSPEKTCQIGQKQLQIERQLRCLAFQNPGPQVADFNPETREQRKRARMSKMNEYFSAKSKVMKKYSRSGKLLCNDADLCDCLEKNCLGCFYPCPKCNSNKCGPKCRCNRRWVYEAIVTESGEVISALPFSVPD; encoded by the exons ATGAGTGAACAAGCAACAGAAAGCAGTTCCACTCCACAGGGACCCAGGGATAGAAATTCTCCTGAGAAAACCTGCCAAATCGGACAGAAGCAGCTG CAGATAGAGCGACAGCTCCGATGCCTGGCATTTCAGAACCCAGGACCCCAGGTGGCCGATTTCAACCCCGAGACTCGGGAGCAGCGGAAGAGGGCTCGGATGTCAAAGATGAACGAGTATTTTTCTGCAAAGAGTAA GGTGATGAAGAAGTACAGCAGGAGCGGCAAACTCCTCTGCAATGACGCCGACCTGTGCGACTGCCTGGAGAAGAACTGCCTGGGCTGCTTCTACCCCTGCCCCAAGTGCAACTCCAACAAGTGCGGCCCCAAGTGCCGCTGCAACCGCCGCTGGGTCTACGAGGCCATCGTCACCGAGTCCGGGGAAGTCATCAGCGCCCTGCCCTTCAGCGTGCCGGACTAG
- the ARL14EPL gene encoding ARL14 effector protein-like isoform X1, translating to MSEQATESSSTPQGPRDRNSPEKTCQIGQKQLQQIERQLRCLAFQNPGPQVADFNPETREQRKRARMSKMNEYFSAKSKVMKKYSRSGKLLCNDADLCDCLEKNCLGCFYPCPKCNSNKCGPKCRCNRRWVYEAIVTESGEVISALPFSVPD from the exons ATGAGTGAACAAGCAACAGAAAGCAGTTCCACTCCACAGGGACCCAGGGATAGAAATTCTCCTGAGAAAACCTGCCAAATCGGACAGAAGCAGCTG CAGCAGATAGAGCGACAGCTCCGATGCCTGGCATTTCAGAACCCAGGACCCCAGGTGGCCGATTTCAACCCCGAGACTCGGGAGCAGCGGAAGAGGGCTCGGATGTCAAAGATGAACGAGTATTTTTCTGCAAAGAGTAA GGTGATGAAGAAGTACAGCAGGAGCGGCAAACTCCTCTGCAATGACGCCGACCTGTGCGACTGCCTGGAGAAGAACTGCCTGGGCTGCTTCTACCCCTGCCCCAAGTGCAACTCCAACAAGTGCGGCCCCAAGTGCCGCTGCAACCGCCGCTGGGTCTACGAGGCCATCGTCACCGAGTCCGGGGAAGTCATCAGCGCCCTGCCCTTCAGCGTGCCGGACTAG